In one window of Zygosaccharomyces rouxii strain CBS732 chromosome E complete sequence DNA:
- the PUS1 gene encoding pseudouridine synthase PUS1 (similar to uniprot|Q12211 Saccharomyces cerevisiae YPL212C PUS1 Involved in tRNA biogenesis; intranuclear protein which exhibits a nucleotide-specific intron-dependent tRNA pseudouridine synthase activity), whose product MSEDGLKPVYDDQVDEEAYKRGPQYKWTKARKSDYKDGDDSNGEAPPEKKVKYEDKPLNDENGKPVEKERRLPKRKVAVMIGYCGTGYHGMQHNPPNLTIESELFTAFVEAGAISKANSTDLKKNGFMRAARTDKGVHAGGNLISLKLIIEDPQIKEKINEKLPEGIRVWDIKRVNKAFDCRKMCSSRWYEYLLPTYSLIGPKPGSTLYDTIEQGKQELPGVLDEDDESKQFWSEVDKDAREQFSEDELQTIKSYVPPPKDQFDGTDPTYHKVKRYKQMENLHRRQYRISQEKLKKFRSTMEQYLGAHNFHNFTLGKDFKESSAVRYMKEIKVSEPFVIGDAKTEWVSIKIHGQSFMLHQIRKMISMATLMTRCGCPTDRISEAYGPQKLNIPKAPALGLLLESPVFDGYNTRLEKFGYERIDFANYQNEMDSFKMKNIYDKIYKEEVDENVFNAFFSYIDNFDRVTGAKGEETVDKTGTSVQKSIFEFLSAKGIPSSAATNTDTSKKDTSEAPKEIPVATTGTEDESQVTPQEAEN is encoded by the exons ATGTCTGAAGACGGTTTAAAACCAGTTTATGATGATCAAGTGGATGAAGAGGCTTACAAGCGTGGTCCTCAATATAAGTGGACCAAAGCCAGGAAGTCAGATTACAAAGATGGTGATGACTCCAATGGAGAGGCTCCACCAGAGAAGAAAGT GAAATATGAGGATAAACCGCTTAACGATGAGAATGGTAAACCGGTAGAGAAGGAACGCAGACTGCCCAAACGTAAAGTAGCAGTTATGATCGGTTACTGCGGAACTGGATATCATGGTATGCAGCACAATCCACCAAATTTGACAATTGAATCCGAGTTGTTTACAGCATTTGTCGAGGCAGGCGCTATTTCAAAGGCAAATTCCACtgatttaaagaaaaatggatttatGAGAGCCGCTAGAACCGACAAAGGTGTACATGCTGGTGGTAACTTAATATCCTTAAAATTAATCATTGAAGACCCtcaaatcaaagaaaaaatcaatgagAAATTGCCAGAAGGTATCCGTGTCTGGGATATTAAGCGCGTTAATAAGGCATTCGACTGTAGAAAGATGTGCAGTTCTCGTTGGTACGAATATCTACTGCCTACTTACTCCTTGATCGGCCCCAAACCGGGCTCGACACTATATGACACCATTGAACAAGGTAAGCAAGAATTACCAGGTGTATtagatgaggatgatgaatcCAAACAATTTTGGTCAGAAGTAGACAAAGACGCTCGTGAACAATTCAGTGAAGATGAGTTACAAACTATTAAATCTTACGTGCCACCACCAAAGGATCAATTTGACGGAACTGACCCAACGTATCACAAGGTGAAAAGATACAAACAGATGGAAAACCTACATCGTAGACAATACCGTATATCGCAGGaaaaactgaaaaaattcagatCTACCATGGAACAGTATTTGGGAGCCCATAATTTCCACAACTTTACTCTGggtaaagatttcaaagaatcaaGTGCCGTCAGATACatgaaagaaattaaagtGTCAGAACCATTTGTCATCGGTGATGCTAAAACTGAATGGGTGTCCATTAAGATTCATGGTCAGTCATTCATGCTACATCAAATTAGaaaaatgatttcaatGGCCACTTTGATGACTAGATGCGGTTGTCCAACAGACAGAATTTCAGAGGCATATGGACCACAGAAACTGAACATTCCCAAGGCCCCTGCACTGGGATTGTTATTAGAATCCCCCGTATTCGACGGATACAACACcagattggaaaaatttggttatGAACGTATAGACTTTGCTAATTAccaaaatgaaatggataGCTTTAAGATGAAGAACATCTACGATAAAATCTACAAAGAGGAAGTGGATGAAAATGTCTTCAACGCTTTTTTCAGCTACATCGATAATTTTGATAGAGTTACAGGCGCTAAAGGTGAAGAAACTGTAGATAAAACTGGAACATCAGTACAGAAGAgcatctttgaatttttatctGCAAAAGGTATACCATCCTCTGCTGCTACTAATACTGACACTTCGAAGAAAGATACGAGTGAGGCACCAAAGGAGATCCCTGTTGCAACCACAGGTACAGAGGATGAGTCCCAGGTGACACCACAGGAGGCAGAAAACTAA
- the SRP72 gene encoding signal recognition particle subunit SRP72 (similar to uniprot|P38688 Saccharomyces cerevisiae YPL210C SRP72 Component of the signal recognition particle (SRP) ribonucleoprotein (RNP) complex that functions in protein targeting to the endoplasmic reticulum (ER) membrane), translated as MAKDNLTRLLSQLNVHSAQGESSKVQETCVELLENGCSEPGSILKNLLVSIIQQDAYQLGLDMLKNYKHIDEKFGSEFALEKLYIFYKLNKLKEFQELYSVLNPTSIDTVLKQNERQTAPLRGVLHVRAQFCYKNGFYDEAFKIYHYLATHNEKGIDDELELACNVRAPLTVTPELRSNLKLPLAPEDSSSSYDLMFNDSMIQCSLGLYDESLELLTKAHELAKQEGNESDLDAIQLQLAYVYQLKGDKVSCKQNLNDLLNRSDSSSPINLLAKNNLGAFQDFSKYTTNLNLTLRELNVENFTAIDQKHFTKQQWLLLHNNFLFLHLFNNNNIQPKSTIVSRTLSNYKSLVEDINLETYSTQAKKAYHHAITMIKSTVEGSTIGFVLLAVQLLVVQKEWDNAIRLGEMFLNKCWENSKIIPDGKHHIVCYILFLLYSTTARGHSKTILLQKLANETKVLPRDVEFWKHVSFQYLECGDLKNSRKLLKQITGYIPDDEIIRQVLADDDLNVENGYEITSGIDVAALVGAGVTPLESNRIKKDTRSNKIQKKRLDIRKKRRAQKAKKLLATRTVTRSLDPERWLPLKDRSTYRPKKKQQGKQTQGGAMNKKAEQSLDISKKSKKSNASKGKKKSRK; from the coding sequence ATGGCTAAAGACAACTTGACACGATTGCTGAGTCAATTGAATGTTCATTCGGCTCAGGGTGAGTCTTCTAAAGTGCAAGAGACCTGTGTAGAACTGTTGGAAAACGGATGCTCAGAACCTGGATCAATTCTTAAGAATCTACTGGTGTCAATTATCCAACAAGATGCGTACCAATTGGGGCTAGATATGCTTAAAAATTACAAGCAcattgatgagaaatttgGTTCAGAATTCGCGCTTGAGAAATTGTAcatcttttacaaattgaacaaattgaaggAATTCCAAGAACTTTATTCAGTCCTCAACCCTACTAGCATTGACACTGTTCTAAAGCAGAATGAACGCCAAACTGCACCATTGAGAGGTGTCTTACATGTGAGAGCCCAGTTCTGTTataaaaatggattttaCGACGAAGCTTTCAAGATCTACCACTATTTGGCAACACATAACGAAAAAGGTATTGACGATGAATTGGAGCTGGCCTGTAACGTGAGAGCCCCCTTGACTGTGACACCCGAACTCAGATCCAATTTGAAGTTACCTTTGGCACCTGAGGATTCTTCCTCATCCTATGATTTGATGTTTAACGATTCGATGATCCAATGCTCTCTAGGTCTTTACGATGAATCTCTTGAATTGTTGACGAAAGCTCACGAATTAGCCAAACAAGAAGGTAACGAATCGGATTTAGATGCCATTCAATTACAGCTGGCGTACGTTTACCAGTTGAAAGGTGATAAGGTTAGCTGTAAACAAAACTTAAATGATCTGTTGAACAGATCAGATTCTAGCTCCCCCATCAATTTGCTTGCAAAAAACAATTTAGGAGcatttcaagatttttccaaatataccacgaatttgaatttaacTTTAAGAGAATTGAACGTAGAGAACTTTACCGccattgatcaaaaacATTTTACCAAGCAGCAATGGCTCCTTCTGCATAATAACTTTTTATTTCTGcatcttttcaacaataacaatataCAACCAAAATCTACCATCGTGTCACGTACGTTGAGTAACTATAAGAGTTTAGTCGAAGATATCAATCTGGAAACTTATAGTACTCAAGCAAAGAAAGCATACCATCACGCAATTACCATGATCAAAAGTACTGTTGAAGGTAGCACCATCGGATTTGTTCTACTGGCAGTCCAGCTACTTGTCGTTCAAAAGGAATGGGATAATGCCATCAGGCTCGGTGAAATgtttttgaacaaatgtTGGGAAAACTCTAAGATTATTCCTGATGGTAAACATCATATTGTGTGCTACAttctcttccttctttaCAGTACGACAGCTAGGGGCCATTCAAAGACAATTTTACTGCAAAAATTAGCTAATGAGACTAAAGTTTTACCCAGGGATGTTGAATTCTGGAAGCATGTTTCCTTCCAGTATTTAGAGTGtggtgatttgaaaaatagTAGGAAACTATTAAAACAAATTACCGGATACATtcctgatgatgaaattatcCGTCAAGTCTTAGCAGACGATGATCTaaatgtggaaaatggtTATGAAATCACTAGCGGTATCGATGTGGCTGCTCTTGTAGGTGCTGGCGTAACCCCACTAGAGAGTAATCGTATCAAGAAGGATACTCGTTCTAACAAGATACAGAAGAAGCGTCTTGATATtaggaagaagagaagagcCCAAAAAGCAAAGAAACTTTTGGCAACTCGTACTGTTACCAGATCGCTAGATCCTGAAAGGTGGTTACCATTGAAAGATAGGTCTACATACAGAcccaagaagaaacaaCAGGGGAAACAGACACAAGGTGGTGCCATGAATAAAAAAGCCGAACAGAGTCTTGACATTTCTAAAAAATCGAAGAAATCTAACGCATCTAaaggtaagaagaaatctcGTAAATGA
- the NIP7 gene encoding ribosome biosynthesis protein NIP7 (highly similar to uniprot|Q08962 Saccharomyces cerevisiae YPL211W NIP7 Nucleolar protein required for 60S ribosome subunit biogenesis), translating to MRQLTEEETRVLFEKLAGYIGRSISNLVDSKDQPHVFRLQKDRVYYVPENVSKLATSVARPNLISLGTCLGKFTKTGKFRIHVTALPILAPNAKYKVWIKPNGEMPFLYGNHVLKAHIGKMSEDIPEHAGVIVYSMNDIPLGFGVSSKSTNECRDMQPTGIVAFRQADIGEYLRDEDTLFT from the coding sequence ATGAGGCAGCttacagaagaagagaCTAGAGTTTTGTTTGAGAAGCTTGCAGGTTACATTGGTAGAAGTATATCCAATTTGGTGGATAGTAAAGACCAACCTCATGTATTCAGATTACAGAAGGATAGAGTCTACTACGTGCCTGAGAATGTTTCCAAACTAGCTACTAGTGTAGCAAGACCTAATTTAATCTCACTAGGTACTTGTTTGGGTAAGTTTACGAAGACTGGTAAATTTAGAATTCATGTTACTGCATTACCCATACTAGCACCAAATGCCAAATACAAGGTCTGGATTAAACCTAATGGTGAAATGCCCTTTTTGTATGGTAACCACGTTTTGAAAGCTCATATTGGTAAAATGTCGGAAGATATACCAGAACACGCAGGTGTTATAGTGTATTCCATGAACGATATACCATTAGGATTTGGTGTAAGTTCCAAGAGTACCAATGAATGTAGGGATATGCAACCTACAGGGATTGTGGCATTCAGACAAGCAGATATTGGTGAGTATTTGAGAGATGAAGATACACTCTTCACTTGA
- the RSM23 gene encoding mitochondrial 37S ribosomal protein mS29 (similar to uniprot|Q01163 Saccharomyces cerevisiae YGL129C RSM23 Mitochondrial ribosomal protein of the small subunit), with amino-acid sequence MFRLQSRQLTTSAIARAAPARGKAQGFAKKTSGNKTTARRITPDTLYKNWQDTVHTARLNRYAVPVEIPTFKSSELQSLLNKVTFYSSQQYRSLYHLGAFKKSQFNELFPKPISFVREESTQKLIGLLQNSSNKRFVLTGEPGVGKSVLLSQAQAYAAESGQIILNFSQPYLFLNGRNDFFYDANLKQYVQPMYLKSLLRKILKSNDENLLRSITLKSDYKFSNADPKDAAVKKFITFTKDKNNLFDLLTVKTHARNRGTLFQGLLNELVQQSQVPVFFSVDNFSRMLTESFSAYKDVHGKNIPLLDLQVGKAIMEVIGGDIKFTNDQSSVVLAISGVDKTNRTLPVGLNKLPADPYLKRKHLDPDFAAILQKGKVQEFEVPKLSKEEVKQLVEFYLKSELFLNKDIQSKSVEKLVDEKYFLSGNGNSRELLKSIVLMHL; translated from the coding sequence ATGTTCAGATTGCAATCGAGACAACTTACCACTAGTGCTATAGCGAGAGCTGCACCTGCTCGTGGTAAAGCTCAAGGTTTTGCCAAAAAAACATCAGGAAACAAAACGACTGCGAGGAGAATTACACCAGATActctttacaagaattggcaaGATACAGTCCATACAGCTCGTTTAAATCGTTATGCAGTACCAGTAGAAATTCCAACGTTCAAAAGTAGCGAATTACAGAGCTTGTTGAATAAAGTCACATTTTACTCTAGTCAACAATACCGTTCCTTATATCATTTGGGAGCCTTCAAGAAGAGCCAATTCAACGAATTGTTTCCCAAACCAATCTCTTTTGTACGTGAAGAAAGTactcaaaaattgatcgGATTGcttcaaaattcttcaaataaaaGATTTGTGCTAACGGGTGAACCGGGTGTTGGTAAAAGTGTGCTTTTGAGTCAAGCACAGGCATATGCAGCGGAGTCTGGTCAAATTATATTAAATTTCTCACAACCATATTTGTTTTTGAATGGTAGAAACGATTTCTTTTACGATGCGAATTTAAAGCAATATGTCCAACCCATGTATTTGAAGAGTTTATTaagaaagattttaaaatcCAATGATGAAAACTTACTACGTTCTATAACTTTGAAATCTGATTACAAGTTTTCTAATGCCGATCCTAAGGATGCCGCTGTtaagaaatttatcacaTTTACCAAGGATAAGAACAATTTATTTGACCTGTTAACAGTCAAGACACACGCTAGAAATCGTGGTACCCTTTTCCAAGGTTTGTTAAATGAGTTGGTTCAACAAAGTCAAGTACCTGTTTTTTTCTCCGTGGATAATTTCTCTCGTATGTTGACAGAATCATTTTCGGCTTATAAAGATGTACACGGCAAAAACATTCCATTACTGGATTTGCAAGTTGGTAAGGCTATCATGGAAGTGATCGGTGGTGATATCAAATTTACTAATGATCAATCCAGTGTGGTTTTGGCCATTTCTGGTGTTGATAAAACCAACAGAACGTTACCAGTTGGTCTAAATAAATTACCGGCTGATCCATATCTGAAGAGAAAGCATTTGGACCCTGACTTTGCTGctattttacaaaaaggTAAGgtacaagaatttgaagtaCCTAAATTAAGCAAAGAGGAAGTGAAACAGTTGGTAGAATTCTATTTGAAATCTGAACTATTCCTAAACAAAGATATTCAAAGTAAAtctgtggaaaaattaGTAGATGAGAAGTATTTCTTGAGCGGAAATGGTAACTCAAGagaacttttgaaaagtatcGTCTTGATGCATTTGTGA
- the MRH4 gene encoding ATP-dependent RNA helicase (similar to uniprot|P53166 Saccharomyces cerevisiae YGL064C MRH4 Mitochondrial RNA helicase plays an essential role in mitochondrial function) has protein sequence MIRTSTLMRLSSWQQNVLGCFVRYYSKGSKRSSFSKKGLKLASAVGSSKKKGSKSTVFNYGNFSGLKENEAANSESAARLISKITEFEHLKLLPQVRQAVKQLIFQESLVKGEDLNSIRPSPIQVISVKKLSSSLMDPKLQTHAIAAETGSGKTIAYFAPMLDYLKRQEEEDPERWKRFQEKAIIRSVILVPTHELVDQVYNTISKAEESLGMHTFRWRSGMPHVEFLEAVKNRIDILVTTPAKLLSLFHINMISRPDRILSQVKFVALDEADTLLDQSWVEDTYAAIRKLPNANHVVFCSATIPNEFNKTLQRLFPTVVPITTPRLHKLPNSLDFKVIDAAVSPYKNSKVRALAQILYAITNDGTEPNLDKRCIVFVNEKRDVPILVEKLTQNYGHTCVGLSGDDSVEERSKKIQAFIQPPKPLTAEEPKTDTQESTKSFQIPDSNITIPSRIKSQGALSQKLKVLITTDLMARGLNFQALRNVILFDVPKTSIDLVHRVGRTGRMRQGGRVFMIVDKSTKSWAKAVPKVARKNMALV, from the coding sequence ATGATTCGAACTTCGACATTAATGCGGTTGAGTTCCTGGCAACAAAATGTACTAGGGTGCTTTGTACGGTACTATTCCAAGGGTTCTAAGCGAAGTTCTTTTTCGAAGAAAGGGCTAAAATTAGCTTCTGCAGTGGGATcatcaaagaagaaaggcTCAAAATCAACGGTATTCAATTATGGGAACTTTAGTggattgaaagaaaatgaagctGCTAATTCTGAAAGTGCTGCCagattaatttcaaaaattacagAATTTGAGCATTTGAAGCTTTTACCGCAGGTCAGACAGGCCGTTAAGCAATTGATCTTCCAGGAATCCCTGGTCAAAGGTGAGGATTTGAATAGCATAAGGCCGTCTCCAATTCAAGTAATTTCTgttaaaaaattgtcatCTTCTTTGATGGATCCGAAATTACAAACACATGCGATTGCTGCAGAGACAGGTTCTGGTAAAACCATAGCATATTTTGCTCCAATGCTGGATTATTTGAAGAGacaagaagaggaggacCCAGAACGTTGGAAACGTTTTCAAGAGAAGGCAATTATTCGATCAGTCATCTTGGTTCCTACGCATGAATTAGTAGATCAAGTTTATAATACTATCTCAAAAGCGGAGGAATCATTGGGCATGCACACTTTCAGATGGCGTAGTGGGATGCCACAtgtagaatttttggaagcCGTCAAAAATAGAATAGATATATTGGTGACGACTCCTGCCAAATTACTTTCTCTATTTCACATCAATATGATCAGTAGACCTGATAGAATATTGTCTCAAGTGAAATTCGTTGCTCTAGACGAAGCAGATACTTTATTGGATCAATCATGGGTTGAAGACACCTATGCGGCCATTAGAAAATTACCAAATGCCAACCATGTAGTTTTTTGTTCCGCTACGATTCCCAACGAGTTTAATAAGACCCTACAACGTTTATTTCCCACCGTCGTACCTATAACGACCCCCAGATTACACAAGTTACCCAACTCTCTTGATTTCAAAGTAATTGATGCAGCTGTTAGCCCTTATAAGAATTCAAAAGTTAGAGCTTTGGCTCAGATACTTTACGCGATCACTAACGATGGTACTGAACCAAATCTCGACAAGAGGTGTATTGTATTTGTCAATGAAAAGAGAGATGTCCCCATATTAGTGGAAAAATTAACCCAAAATTATGGTCACACATGTGTTGGGTTGAGCGGTGACGATAGTGTAGAGGAACGGTCTAAAAAGATTCAAGCTTTTATTCAACCTCCCAAACCACTAACCGCTGAAGAGCCAAAAACAGATACACAGGAATCTACGAAAAGCTTTCAAATACCGGATTCCAATATTACAATACCCTCTAGGATTAAAAGCCAGGGTGCACTTTCTCAAAAGCTCAAAGTACTTATCACTACGGATCTTATGGCGAGAGGACTTAACTTTCAAGCTCTTCGTAACGTGATTCTCTTTGATGTCCCTAAAACTTCTATTGATCTAGTGCATAGGGTGGGGAGAACAGGTAGGATGCGTCAAGGTGGTAGAGTATTTATGATTGTTGATAAATCTACAAAATCTTGGGCCAAAGCGGTACCAAAAGTTGCAAGAAAGAACATGGCGTTGGTATGA
- the CEG1 gene encoding mRNA guanylyltransferase (highly similar to uniprot|Q01159 Saccharomyces cerevisiae YGL130W CEG1 mRNA guanylyltransferase (mRNA capping enzyme), alpha subunit), with protein MDSRNSPEVPGIIQPSNVTQDLRMMMCKLLNSPKPAKTFPGSQPVSFQHADIEDKLLEQDYYVCEKTDGLRVLMLILINPVTREQGCFMIDRENNFYLVNGFRFPRLPHKDKKELLETLQDGTLLDGELVIQTNPMTKLKELRYLMFDCLAINGRCLTPSPTSSRLAHLGKEFFKPYFDLRLVYPDQCVTFPFKISMKHMSFSYDLLKVANSLEKLPHMSDGLIFTPVKTPYFVGGKDSLLLKWKPEEENSVDFKLILNIPLVEDETLPKKDPSRWYHNYEAKPIFDLYVWQGGADVNSKLQRFDCPFSKKELELLERTYKKFAELTLSDEQWQELKNLEQPLNGRIVECTKDQETGAWKLLRFRDDKLNGNHTSVVQRVLESISDSVKLEDLAEVISSIKQRWEMRRQNGRPPEGTSGQLPPQNHRPSNDVGSEPQGQPNYVDEEWSE; from the coding sequence atgGACTCTAGAAACTCGCCAGAGGTACCTGGTATTATACAACCCAGCAATGTGACTCAAGATCTGCGAATGATGATGTGCAAGCTTCTCAATTCGCCAAAACCTGCGAAGACCTTCCCAGGTTCCCAACCCGTATCTTTCCAGCATGCTGACATAGAAGATAAGCTTTTAGAACAAGACTACTACGTTTGTGAAAAGACTGATGGTCTTCGTGTTTTAATgttgattttgataaatCCAGTTACTAGAGAACAAGGTTGTTTTATGATTGACAGAGAAAACAATTTCTACTTGGTGAATGGTTTTAGATTCCCCAGATTACCCCACAAGGATAAGAAAGAGCTACTCGAGACCTTACAGGATGGTACCCTATTAGATGGTGAATTGGTCATACAAACGAACCCAATGACTaaattaaaagaattgagatATCTAATGTTTGATTGCTTGGCGATAAATGGTAGGTGTTTGACACCATCACCAACTAGTTCCAGACTAGCTCACTTGggtaaagaatttttcaaaccATATTTTGATTTAAGGCTGGTATATCCTGACCAATGTGTGACATTTCCATTCAAAATATCCATGAAGCACATGAGCTTTAGCTATGATCTTCTGAAAGTGGCGAATAGTTTAGAGAAGTTACCACATATGTCTGATGGTTTAATTTTCACGCCTGTAAAGACACCTTATTttgttggtggtaaagattCGCTTTTATTGAAATGGAAacctgaagaagagaatTCTGTAGATTTTAAATTAATCTTAAACATCCCCCTGGTGGAAGATGAAACTTTACCCAAGAAAGACCCTAGCAGATGGTATCACAATTATGAGGCTAAGCCAATTTTTGATCTATACGTGTGGCAAGGTGGTGCCGATgtaaattccaaattacaGAGATTTGATTGTCCGTTCAgtaagaaagaattggaattattggaaaggacttacaagaaatttgcTGAATTGACGTTATCAGATGAACAATGGCAGGagctgaagaatttagaaCAGCCTTTAAATGGTAGAATTGTGGAATGTacaaaagatcaagagacTGGTGCTTGGAAACTTTTAAGATTTAGAGATGACAAATTAAACGGTAATCATACCTCAGTGGTACAAAGGGTTTTAGAAAGTATCAGTGATTCCGTAAAGTTAGAAGATTTGGCGGAAGTGATATCAAGCATAAAGCAAAGATGGGAAATGAGAAGACAGAATGGTAGGCCGCCTGAAGGAACCTCTGGCCAACTTCCACCTCAGAACCATCGTCCTTCCAATGATGTCGGATCTGAACCACAAGGTCAGCCAAACTATGTTGACGAGGAGTGGTCTGAATAA